In one Modestobacter sp. L9-4 genomic region, the following are encoded:
- the pgsA gene encoding CDP-diacylglycerol--glycerol-3-phosphate 3-phosphatidyltransferase, translated as MSALVPDGAADPAATPPQTARLVNLPNALTVLRLAVVPLFALLLLSDGGMDDGRRGWATLFFALAIITDRYDGMIARRTNQVTEFGKLADPIADKALTGTALLGLSVLGLLPWWVTTVVLVREVGVTLLRFWVIRHGVIAASRGGKAKTVLQALAIGMYILPLDGLFGTARWWVMAAAVVLTVVTGIDYVYRALTLRRTSARAMAAAAQRRSAGATGDAADAGEARRDTAA; from the coding sequence ATGAGCGCGCTGGTACCGGACGGGGCAGCCGATCCTGCGGCGACCCCGCCGCAGACCGCGCGCCTGGTCAACCTGCCCAACGCGCTGACCGTGCTGCGGCTGGCGGTCGTCCCGCTGTTCGCGCTGCTGCTGCTCTCCGACGGCGGGATGGACGACGGCCGCCGCGGCTGGGCCACGCTGTTCTTCGCCCTGGCGATCATCACCGACCGCTACGACGGGATGATCGCCCGGCGCACCAACCAGGTCACCGAGTTCGGCAAGCTCGCCGACCCGATCGCGGACAAGGCGCTCACCGGCACCGCGCTGCTCGGGCTCTCGGTCCTGGGGCTGCTGCCGTGGTGGGTCACCACCGTCGTGCTCGTCCGCGAGGTGGGGGTGACCCTGCTGCGGTTCTGGGTCATCCGGCACGGCGTCATCGCCGCCAGCCGCGGCGGCAAGGCCAAGACCGTGCTGCAGGCGCTGGCCATCGGCATGTACATCCTGCCGCTGGACGGGCTCTTCGGCACCGCCCGCTGGTGGGTCATGGCCGCCGCGGTGGTGCTCACCGTGGTCACCGGGATCGACTACGTCTACCGGGCGCTCACCCTGCGTCGCACCAGCGCGCGGGCCATGGCGGCCGCCGCCCAGCGCCGCTCCGCCGGTGCGACCGGGGACGCCGCCGACGCCGGTGAGGCCAGGCGGGACAC
- the rimO gene encoding 30S ribosomal protein S12 methylthiotransferase RimO produces MTSPEGQILAAQHSGARRVAVVTLGCARNEVDSEELAGRLAGDGYELVADAEDADAVLVNTCGFIESAKKDSVDAILAATDSGAQVVAVGCMAERYGSELAGALPEATVLGFDDYATIGDRLDDVLTGRPLVPHTPQDRRMLLPISPVDRTAAVQAPDAPAIPGHDWLRRKRLASGPSAALKIASGCDRRCSFCAIPAFRGSFVSRPAGEVLGEAHWLASQGVTEIVLVSENSTSYGKDVGDLRSLEKLLPQLAAVPGIVRVRVAYLQPAELRPGLLETIATTPGVAPYFDLSFQHSSPTLLRRMRRFGGTDDFLGIIDRARSLAPGAGFRTNVILGFPGETEADVAELERFLVEGRLDAVGVFGYSDEDGTEALTLPGKLDQDEIDARVRRITDLVEELTAQRAEERIGTVVEVLLTDDLGAATEPGTWGGHAAHQDPDADGTTTVTGVPEGAVAGQVVRAEVVDTEGVDLVARVVVSTGSTAWDPTLAVPAGV; encoded by the coding sequence ATGACGTCCCCCGAAGGGCAGATCCTCGCTGCTCAGCACTCCGGCGCTCGGCGGGTCGCCGTCGTCACGCTGGGCTGCGCCCGCAACGAGGTCGACTCCGAGGAGCTCGCCGGACGCCTCGCCGGTGACGGCTACGAGCTGGTCGCCGACGCCGAGGACGCCGACGCGGTCCTGGTGAACACCTGCGGGTTCATCGAGAGCGCCAAGAAGGACTCCGTCGACGCGATCCTCGCCGCCACCGACTCCGGTGCGCAGGTCGTCGCGGTGGGCTGCATGGCCGAGCGGTACGGCTCCGAGCTCGCCGGCGCGCTGCCGGAGGCCACCGTGCTGGGCTTCGACGACTACGCCACCATCGGCGACCGGCTCGACGACGTCCTCACCGGGCGCCCGCTGGTGCCGCACACCCCGCAGGACCGGCGGATGCTGCTGCCGATCAGCCCGGTCGACCGCACCGCCGCCGTCCAGGCGCCCGACGCCCCCGCCATCCCCGGCCACGACTGGCTGCGCCGCAAGCGGCTGGCCAGCGGCCCCTCGGCGGCGCTGAAGATCGCGTCGGGCTGCGACCGCCGCTGCTCCTTCTGCGCCATCCCGGCGTTCCGCGGCTCGTTCGTCTCCCGCCCGGCCGGTGAGGTCCTCGGCGAGGCGCACTGGCTGGCCTCGCAGGGCGTCACGGAGATCGTGCTGGTCAGCGAGAACTCCACCTCCTACGGCAAGGACGTCGGCGACCTCCGCTCGCTGGAGAAGCTGCTCCCGCAGCTGGCCGCGGTCCCGGGCATCGTGCGGGTGCGGGTGGCCTACCTGCAGCCCGCCGAGCTGCGCCCCGGCCTGCTGGAGACCATCGCCACGACGCCGGGTGTCGCGCCCTACTTCGACCTGTCGTTCCAGCACTCCTCGCCGACCCTGCTGCGCCGCATGCGCCGGTTCGGCGGCACCGACGACTTCCTCGGCATCATCGACCGGGCGCGCTCGCTGGCCCCGGGTGCGGGGTTCCGCACCAACGTCATCCTCGGCTTCCCCGGCGAGACCGAGGCCGACGTCGCCGAGCTCGAGCGCTTCCTCGTCGAGGGCCGCCTGGACGCCGTCGGCGTGTTCGGCTACTCCGACGAGGACGGCACCGAGGCGCTCACGCTGCCCGGCAAGCTCGACCAGGACGAGATCGACGCCCGGGTGCGGCGGATCACCGACCTGGTCGAGGAGCTCACCGCCCAGCGGGCCGAGGAGCGCATCGGCACGGTCGTCGAGGTGCTGCTCACCGACGACCTGGGTGCTGCGACCGAGCCCGGCACCTGGGGCGGGCACGCCGCCCACCAGGACCCGGACGCCGACGGCACCACCACCGTGACCGGGGTGCCCGAGGGCGCGGTGGCCGGGCAGGTCGTGCGCGCCGAGGTGGTCGACACCGAGGGCGTGGACCTCGTCGCCCGGGTGGTCGTGTCCACCGGCTCGACCGCCTGGGACCCGACGCTGGCCGTGCCGGCCGGGGTCTGA